The following proteins come from a genomic window of Chryseobacterium glaciei:
- a CDS encoding NUDIX hydrolase produces the protein MSPNFIHTYVSVDCVVFGFDLENRLNILLVQRRMDDVPAERQRKLPGSLILSDEDVDDAAQRVLHELTGIKKMVLKQFKCFADPLRASNQDDIKWMDTEYKHHIDRIITVAYLSLCKIDHKINSTKYDTVDWHPIDEVPSLPFDHNKIISESLIEIRKWIESDFSIIFELLPKRFTIRQLYQLYSALSEKRIDIKNFHKKISSFSYIIPLEEIETNVSHRAARYYRFDAKIYKKNNTRLIK, from the coding sequence ATGAGTCCGAATTTTATTCATACGTATGTTTCTGTCGACTGTGTTGTTTTTGGTTTCGACCTTGAAAATCGACTGAACATTTTATTGGTACAGCGTCGCATGGACGATGTGCCTGCCGAAAGACAAAGAAAGTTGCCGGGTAGTTTAATACTTAGCGATGAAGATGTAGACGATGCAGCTCAACGCGTGCTTCATGAATTAACTGGTATTAAGAAAATGGTTCTTAAACAGTTCAAATGTTTTGCAGATCCGTTACGGGCCAGTAATCAGGATGATATAAAGTGGATGGATACAGAGTATAAACATCACATAGACAGGATCATTACCGTGGCTTATCTTTCTCTTTGCAAGATCGACCACAAGATTAACAGTACGAAATACGATACGGTAGACTGGCATCCGATTGATGAAGTTCCGTCATTGCCATTTGATCATAATAAAATCATCAGTGAATCTTTAATTGAGATCAGAAAATGGATAGAATCCGACTTCTCAATTATTTTCGAATTATTACCGAAAAGATTTACGATAAGACAGCTGTATCAATTGTATAGCGCTTTAAGTGAAAAACGAATTGATATTAAAAATTTTCACAAGAAGATTTCATCGTTCAGTTACATTATCCCGTTGGAGGAGATAGAAACCAACGTTTCGCATCGCGCTGCAAGATATTACAGATTTGATGCTAAAATTTATAAGAAAAATAATACCAGACTAATAAAATAA